The Fusarium oxysporum f. sp. lycopersici 4287 chromosome 1, whole genome shotgun sequence DNA segment TTTTTTGGAACCGGCGCTGTGCCAGCGGCTGGAGCGGGAGCGGAGCCCAAGACTCTGCCCGGCTGCGAAAAAGCCTCTGGCTCTGTCTTTCCGCAGATGTTGCCCATGGCTGCCGATGGTGGGGTGCGGTGGGTTCAATATTTTCTGTTGGGCTACAATACAGGGGATAAGTCAAAGAAAAGACTGGGCGTGTGCTGAGATTGCCAGATTGAAATTTGATGAATTGAATTAGAGCGTTGTGTGGCAGCGAGAGACGTGAGGCTGGAGTTTCTTTATGCCAAGATCCGAGGTCAGGAGGGGTTTCCATATAGGGAAACAGGGTCGGAAGCGTTAAGCTTTGTTTGCGATACCCCCAATCGAGTGTTGGTAAATGTCAGTGTATAAAGATATCTAGTGGCGATCACTCAGTCGTGGTGAAGTCAGTTACTCCTTGTAGTCAACTCTGCGGTCATATAGAACTTGCAAAGGATGATCGTGATGGGTTGAGGGATGGAGCGCTGCGCCTCAGGAGGCATGTGAGCAACGTCGAGGTAAGGCGGGCGATGCAAACATCAGCTGTCAGGCCTATTAACTCAAAGAAACACTCTCAAAAACACACCTCAAGCAGTATACCAACTAcctatataatagcctaagATAAGCCTTTTAGCTTATTCGCTGATTACGTACCGTTAGTCTAGCTGCATAGTGCGAGTCGCAACAGTAGGCAAATACAACTACTTCAATTTCATCGACTACATATCTTTGACAGATAATGATGGTAATCGCATTGGGTTTCGAGTGGCTTGCATTGGTAGGTATATCTCTCTCTATCTAAGAGGTCTTCATACCCAAGTTTCGAGTGACGAAGACGGAGAGCATTACGGAGTCAAGTGGGTCTACATCTGCCGTACCCGGAGCGGGGAGTTGCGGTACCGGGAAGACTGGACGGAGGTCGCTGCGAACATGGAATCAGCCATTCGTAAAGACAAATTCTGAAGTTGTTCATAGTCTACATGTTACATATGGGCGTCAACTACATCCGTATGCGATTGTATCTAAATATCTAAAGTGGCTATCCACTATCTGTATTAATTCGAAGCCTATCTATCTAATGCAAGTTAGACGCCAGTCAAACATACAGCAGCCTCGACAAGTTTTGTTTTACTTTCAGTACAGAAATTTCATAGCGGGTCTGAGTGGCTGGTGTCGTTGTCAATAGATAAGGTCAGGTAGATAGATAATACAATAAGATGCACAAGCATAGGGTAACCACCTGAAAACTTGAATTTATCACCTCAACTCTCTGTTCAATTAGCACATGTGGTTCACATGGTGGTAGGCTAGTCATTAGAAATATGTAATCCTTATTCCAGCTATACCTACCACTTGTTGGTAGAAAATCGTACGGGTTGGATACGATTACGTTGTCATGGGCATAGACGTGCATCAACACAAGCTGATACTGAATAATGGGAACAAATATTCACAATAGCTATAACAGTGAACAACGAACAAACCAACTGAAAAAGAGACCCAATAACGAAGGCAAGACCAGAGCTTTAGCCATCCGGGGGTATCGATCCGCTGCAAGTCCCTGAGCCAGTTGTATGGGCCATATCGTCAGTGCTCTAGTCGGAAAAGTTACCGAGAAACATGCTGGAGCGATGAAGTGGATTAACTGCACACAAAGTACTATACAGAGACTATGAGATTCCATCGATGCAGAAATTGGGATGTCATAGTCATTGGCCATATCCATACATGCAGGCGATCAAGAGACATGAACCCCACGCGGAAGATGGAGTGATCGACTCGACTTTGAGGTATTGAACCAGTTCGGCTATGGATTTACAACAAGCGAAGCATAAATACTGACCGAGATTGGCATCCCACGTCCTCAAACCCGCCCAGTTCCCCAGCTCAACTTTGGTGACTTGTCTTCCAGCTGACGGGACTGGCTCTTCACGGGTAAAGCAGGGTTGGAAGAAATCGTAAGCCCTCCACTTGCTGACTTATTCCCTCAGGTACATTATTACTTAGTGTTAAAAACTATCCGTTAGTTCAGGAAAGATAGAAGCGAACGAATGCCTACTGCCTCTGCGACCTGGTAGGTACTCAGCAACCATAGATTGCTCTTGTCTTGCTCTCCCAATCCCTCCATCCTCATTGGCTGAGCATAATTATTCCAGGAAAGCTGGTCCCACTAAAACGCACCATGACCCACTGGAGTTCACAAAGTGCCTTAGTGTCATACCCTGCCCCTCCACCTTCAACCCTTTGAGCCGCCTGGCCATCCGGGTTCTCACTCTCATCGATTCTCTTGGGCCGTTCGCAGCATCCCACTAGGGCCGCCCAGGCCTTCGCATTATCATACTAATGCCGTCGATGAGCACCTCAATCATAAATTTAACTCAGAAACATTCGCGCGCGAaaggataaaaaaaaagagagaagcaaTCGCCGTTATCAAACCGAGCGATTGCTGTTGTGATTCCATATATGAAATCATGGACCACTCAGCGCCTTTcgctcatcatcaccagcagcaaAACCAGCCAACTTCTTTCGAATCCGAAAAAGTCGACTATGGATTTGACAGTTTGCTCGGTCACGATACCTGCCTGACACACGGTCTCGATTCTCTCGGTACCTGCAACAACACTGAGAACGCTTGTCTCGATCAACGCTGTTTTGACCACTATGGTAAAACTGCTGCCATCAAGAACGCTCTTGACATCGGCCTCGATCTTAAGCACGGTACTGATACGATCTCCCAGCGTCATGACCAGGCCAACAACGCCCGTTCCACGAGGGCAAAAAGCCGTACCCAATCAAACATATCCAGTTCTCCTGCAAGAACATTGTCCACTGCGGCAATGAGAGTCTCAGCGCACCGACAAAAGCGAAGGAGACAGTCTGAGCAGACGCATCAATATCATCACCAACTGGACTATCAGCAGTCGTCGCATGTGCACCGAATGCACTCTCCTCATAGCATTCAACAAGATCAGAATCTCCAGCATATCGACCCCACAGCCGTTCTTCAGACCGTCAACGAGAATTTGCAGCACAACTTCAACATGCCACTGTTAGACAGCCAACATACATCGTTTGGCGAATTCCAACACCAGAACCATGCGTTTTCAATGCCCAGTCTCTATGATCGTTGGCCACAAGCCGTTGCTCCCTCCTGGGCCAACATGATGGGCCAAGCCAACGTCGCTAATTGCATGCCAATGTCGTGGACACAACATATGGGATGCAACAACGCCGCCTCTGTTGACTGCACTTCTGCATGCGGCGATGCCAAATGCTGGAGTCAATGTGGCGATGGAGATCATGCGGACTGCTGCTTCGATGCTTCTTGTGACGAGTTTGACTTCTCCCATGCTGCCTGTTGTTTCGAACCCACTTGTGCTGCTCTTGAGCCATGCCTTGATGCCTCTTGCCAGGAGGCAGCAATCCCCTGCAACGATTCGCATTGCGTGAGCACCACCGTTTCCACTACTCCGGCATCTGTGTCTGTTACAACGCCCTCGGCAGAACCTGAACCCGTGGTCAATACCCTAATGAGCCCAGTCGAACCAGGCCAGGGTGTTCCTCTGGATATTGACTCCGCGATGGGTCATGACTTTGGCGATTTCTCTCATGAAATCGGACCTAGTTTTACTGAGGATCTCAACCAACACGTCGGGAATCTTGCAAGTCGTCCCAGTGGCCCAGGGCTGAGCCATAATGGCGCCTTTTCTATGCCTTCACAATCCCCCACACCGAAAACCGAGTTGGCTGAGAAGCAAGCCATAAAAGGAGAAGCCGATTTCACCTGCCAATGGCTTTGTGAAGGAGATGGCGTCCTCTGTTCCAAAAGGTTTGGAAGTAATAAAGAACTCCAGGACCACTGTAAGAATGAACATGTCAAGACTCTGCAGAAGGGCGAAAATGGGTTCTGTTGCACATGGTACGCTTGTATAAGACCCGGTCCATTCTCACAAAAGAGCAAATTGGAACGGCATATGCAGACGCATACCGGATGTGAGTTGTCCCAGATGGTTGAATATCAGGCTCCATCTCGAAGAACGTACTAATTGGTCTGATAGACAAACCAGTTAAATGCGAGATTTGCGGCATAATGCTTTCAGCAAAGCAATCCCTGGAGCAGCACATGCGTACCCACTCAGGAGAGAAACCATGGAAGTGCGAACATCCGGGGTGTGAAGCGCGTTTCAAGCAACAGAGTGCTCTTAGTAAATATGTCAACTCCTGGCTCAATACCAAATGCTAACTCGCTCTTTAGCCATGCACATGCGCACGCATACAGGAGAAAAGCCTTTGCAGTGCGAAATCTGTGGGAAGCGGTTTGGTGAATCTTCCAATCTATCCAAGCACCGTCGCACGCACAATGTTCGTGGTAACCACGTTTGTGAGCACTGCGGCAAAGACTTTCATCGGCTGGATCAACTTCGTCGGCATCTGCAAACTCATCTGCAAGATGGCGGCCGCAAGAGTAGCAAAAGCTCATGAGATGAAGCTCTAAAACTTCCCACAGTTGGGGATATCTCATTTTGAAAGCAAAAAAAGGAAAGTGCTGTCATTTTGGGATTTTGAGGTTGGTACTGGCGTTGAAGGTTTTCCTAATTAAGCCGTCTTGAAATTTGTGATGAAAACTGGCGTTCCTGGACCATGCTGCTCCGGACGAGCCACATGATATTTACGAAGTGAGCGGAAGACTCAGATAAAGGTAGATAGATACCCGATTCCATAATGGACACGAAAAAGATCAAGCTCTCGAGTTGATTGACCATGATCCAGAATGTTCGGCCGAGCGCGACAGGTACTGGTAGTTTAGAATTGGAGCATACTGTGTCCGATGTCGTGTAATGATATCGTTTTGGCAATGGGGGGAGGCCGGGAGGGGTATTTCAATCTTCATTGTCGCCCTCTGATAGTTGTTCATTCGTCCCGCATACCGTCCATTGAAAGTCCTGACTGAAGGCGTGAATCTCAGAAAACTGTACAACCAACTCTGCACTTGAGAATAGTTGGATGCCTATCATTGAGACCACCCCTTTCTTCCATTGAGACATAAGCGATGCACAATATATTGGTTAATCCGCGATCCTTTCGAATTCGATTCTTTAGCAGATCAAATTATCATTCACTGCCTTTGCGGGGTCCTCTTTTAAACGCTGATGCATTTGATACATTCGAGGGGCCCAATTAATAAAAGCAATTTCAGTGACTCATATATGAGATCAGTGAGGCAAAACGACCAACAGGTGTGTCCGGTTTGGTGAAGCTGAAGGGAAATGAGGTGAAAATGAGAAGCTAGGTTTCCTCTATGTCTTTTACTCATTGATGGAAAGATGTCGTTGGGGTTATGGTGGGGGTGACGCGGGTTGGAGCGATCCGAGGCGCCTCAGAGACCAACCGAATGTGGCCGACCCGTACGAAAGAATTTTATCATATATAGGTCCAAGAGAACCAGGTCAGTTTGAATCGAATTGATGAATTAACGTAAACTAACGCAAGATCTGGGGTATAGTCTCAGACGAAATATGGTAAATTGTCTATCTTTCAGGTTTCTGCCAAAGTCATAGGCTTTGATTGTCCAAGAGTCGATTGTCCAAGGCATACGACCTCCTCCTACATGGACGCAACCATCTTGTCACAACTATCACAAGGATGCACTCAGAACTTCTTGATCATGACCTCATTTTTGTTTTTAAAGACTGCCTGTCCAGGCAGTCCATTGTGGACATGCCGTCCCGAATCGAGGCCCAAGCCGGGAAATAAGTACAAGTCAGACCGAGATTCCCTGAGCCATGCGATGCAAATTTCGAAGCCTTTAGTTCAAAGAAAAAGCACGCCACGCCCTCCATACCCCGTTTCCTTTCTACCCGTTGTCCTTGTCACGCCAGAAACTACAAGCATTTTAACTTAAGCCTGCAATTTGTCGTTAGTATTTTGGTTCTCTGAACAAGTGTCTTGCCATATATAGAGTTCTGAATCCTCCAAAGGCGTCGAATCATCGTACCTTGATGGCGAACTTGCGCTGAGGGAAGTGAACAGTGcgcttcttggtcttctcgAGGACGCGAGACTTCTCCTCAGGTGATAGTCGGCGACGGATGGCACGAGTCTGCTTGGGTCGGAGGTCGAGAGGGGCGtacttcttgttcttgtagaACAGGCGAAGCTGAGCCCTTTGCTTGGCGTTGATAACGGTCAGGACACGGGCGATCGACTTGCGGATGTCATGGCTGTTTGAAACGCATTAGCGATACGCCACTTTTGATTTTACGAtctccttcaacaccaatgTTGCAGAGAGAGAAATGCTCACATCCTGTTCAGCTTGGAGCCAGAAGAGGCGACCTTCTGGATGCGGAGTTGACCAAGCTCGGTCTTGAGCTCAGCGAGCTGCTTTGTCAAatcatccttgttcttgccCCAGAGCGcaccagccttgaccttgcccGACGACTGCAACCTGTCAGCGATTTGTCCTTCCCATATTCATGTTTTGTGTGTTGCTATATCGAAACAATGGCCGAGGCTCGAGGGTGGAAAAACGATCGTGAATGTGTTTTGTGTGTTTTGGTCGATGAAAAGTTCGAAAGATTTGACAGCCGCACGAGACGCCGACAAAACAAGCCGACAACTACCGTGACAGAGGGCGAGGATTATTCGTACTCACCATCTTGAATAGCTTCGAAGTGGTATGCGAAGTGGTGTCGACGAGGTGTTGGGAAGATATCTGCCTCAAGCTTTCAGTGTCGCGATATCGTTGCCGTGCGCAGGTTAGAAATTTAGGGCTTTGAGGCAGGCAGTGGGGCAGCCTCCTGCACAAAGAATTTTGATTTCGGAGTGGCACGTGTGATATCACGTGACTGGATCCAGACGCTAGCGTAAGGCGGTGTGAGTCCCGATTCTGCCATCCCTCGGACATGGGTCGTCAGGGTGTTGATGGGTGAGGTGGAAGGCTAGTTCAGGTTGACGATTATACGAATACATCACCATATTGTCACGAAGCCAGAATTTTAATAGACAGAATGTCGACAACGAATGGAGTCGCCGGATGGGCCCAGCTTCGACAACAAGCTCGACAGTTGGAGACCCAGGTACATCAAACAATACCATGCGCCAGACTATTAGCTGACGTCGTCGTAACTTAGACGGAGACCTTGTTCCACACATATTCGCAGTTCTCGACAGCCTCTAACGTACCACCAAAGCctacagaagaagagcgcGAAACAGAAAGAAAGTTGGAAGAATTGCTAGAGAAGGTATGCGCTGATTTTGTTCGCTGGTAAGCTGCTATACGACATACTAACATCGCATCAGCGCGAAACAGTCAACGACCAGCTCACTCGACTTCTTGATTCCGAACCCAATCTCGCATCCTCCGCTTCAAAACAGAACAACCTGTCCCTCCTTCGAAGGAAGCTTACTGGCCATCAGAGAGATCTGGCGCGCCTGCGTTCAACGCTACAACAAGCGCGCGATCGGGCGAACCTTCTGACCAATGTCCGCTCGGATATCGATGAATACCGCCAGAACAACCCTGAAGCTGCCGAGGCTGATTACATGCTGGAAGAGCGCAATCGTATCGACAATAGCAACAATATGGCGGACAGTGTTCTCAGCCAAGCGTACGCAGTTAATGACAACTTTAATCTGCAGCGTGAAACCTTGGCGAGTATCAATCGGAGGATTACGCACGCGGCAAGCCAAGTACCTGGGATCAATACGCTGATCGGAAGGATATCGGCAAAGAAGAGGAGGGACGGGATTATCATGGGAAGCTTTGTTGCGTTCTGTTTTATtgttttcttcctcttctcgtAAAACTGACGAGCTTGCCTTTGTATAATGCACAGGTGTTCAGGGGTATCAGCGTGTTTGATATTGTACAATCATGGTGGGACCATGGATGTCTAGGATGTCTAAAGTTACAATCGTCTTCCTCTACTAGAAGGCGTCTAATTACAGCATTTTTGGAACCTCAAGATGGTGTTTGCCTGGATGTTGCTCCTTTGCAGTGGCGGGCAAGGTAGCTTCGttcctcatctcatcgaCTATACGTGAGAGGCCCTTTGCCAAGCCCTCTGCTTCAACGGGATGAGCGGTTCCGCTGCCCGCCCACCGAACCCGGCAATACTGATCGACAAGAAAGACGTATCCGACCTTGCTGTTGAGTAGACCGATGGATTCGCGAATGTCGTCGGTAACGCCTCGTCGCACAAGGAAGTATTTGTCCCAATCCTTCTCTGGGAACTGCTTTCGCAATGAACCCATGAAGAAACGCACCAACCATGCCTTGCCGGCATTATCTTCATAGTTGATGTGGACAATCTGTGTCGTACCCGGGTGTTTGTTTAGCACTTCATGGAGCCCGGGGTTTTCCACCTTAGATGTAAAGGTCGCAGCTTGCTGCTCGGCCCAGCGGCTGCTGAAGAAAGAGACGACTGTTGCCTTGCCAGTAAGGAGTGGTGTAGTATCGCGTGGGTTCTTATCCGTCTTCAATAGAGTTTCGCCGTAAAAGTTGGGGAAGAATAGTGACAACTCGGCCTTAAATAGGCGTGGGGGCGCGATGAAGGATTTACCCTCATGGTATTGAAGGTTGCCCCAATCTCGAAAGTACGGCCGTGAAATCTTCGCAGTTCTGTGTACAAAGAAGCGTTagtgtgtgtgtgtgtgtgtgttACCAGCCGGCCTTTATGGTCTTACAGCTCCTTGCGCCGTTGCAAGTGCTTGTCATAATTAACAAAATCCTCACGTCGCTGTCGCAGCGATCGACTATCAATTCCAGTGTTCTCTCCAGCTTTAGGCGGTAGGGGCATTCCGAtcggacgaggaagaggtttCGGTACGAAGTGTCCTTCTTGTCGCTTTCCATAACTTCGTGGAGCCTCAATTGGCTTAGCAACATTTTCTTGAGGATTCAACGATGCGCCAGATCCAGGCTTTTCAGTCCTCGCTAGTCGGATGGTCGAAGTGGTGAACGAGCGACGAGCCTCGCAAAGGAAACATGTTAGAGGTCGGCGAGTGAGGCCGGAGAGGCTCAGCTCGAGTCGTCGTGAtgccatcatggctggcaggggaggggaggggacGGACTTTGCGGCTCTCCAAACCTGAGATCCGACGTTGGAAAATTCACTTGAGTTTCCATAGAGTCCCCACGTTTGACGGGAGCAGTGGAGCACAGGGCCATTGCCTGTATCGGCAGTGTGGGGGTGAGATAGAGCCGAAGATGCGGTTCGATCGGGCTTAGTATTCGTCAGTGCCGTCATTCCCCCGGATTGGCGGTTATCCACGGACGGGGCCGATGGAAGCCAGCCCTTCGGCTTAAACTGCCATGGATATTTACCATCTCCTCTCTCTTATGAGGATGACTCGGGCTCTTCTATTGACAATCTCTGaacattcttctcctccttacAGGCCAAATTGCTAGCAACCATGTTTCTTCAACGAGGATCCCGTGTGCTACAGAAGCAATGGCATGTTGCCAGAGGCATGGGCAGCATGGCAATGGGCTCTCGAGCTCCTATGATGGCCAAGACTCAAAGATGGTTCAGTGAATCCAGAAGATTAATGGCTATCAAACCTGTTGTTCTGGCTGACATTGGTGAAGGTAAGCCTGTGAACGCGAATTACCCCATGTCATCCGGTCTGACTAACACAAGCCAGGCATCGTTGAATGTGAAGTCATTCAATGGTTCGTGGAACCCGGTGCCCGCGTCGAAGAGTTCTCTCCGCTATGCGAAGTCCAAAGTGATAAGGCGTCTGTGGAGATTACAAGCCGCTTCTCAGGCgtggtcaagaagctgcaCTACGAAGCCGGCGAAATGGCCAAAGTCGGCAAGCCCTTTGTTGACATTGATATTGAAGGCGAGGCAAAGGCCGAGGACGTTGACGCACTATCAAATCAACAAGCCGACAAAGAGGATGTTCCTCCGCCACCACCTACAGAAACTCAGGCCGGAACAGAGCAGCAAGCGAGTCTAGAAGCGCCTGTCGAGACACcagtcaaggagaagggcaaatGCGCCAGCATCGCTACTCCAGCTGTGCGACACCTTTCCAAGGAGCTCAATGTGAATATCGCAGATGTTGATGGCACTGGAAGAGATGGCAGGGTTCTCAAGGAAGATATCTACAGATTTATCAAGGAGAGGGATGCCAAAGATAGTGCCCAGCAAGTATCGCCAACTGCTGCGTCTTCCAAGCCCCAAGACACCTCGGTACAAGCCGAAACAGTTGTGCCTCTTTCTAACACACAACTGCAGATGTTCAAGACTATGACAAGGTCCTTGACTATCCCACACTTTCTCTACGCGGACGAGGTTGACTTCTCGAGTCTCGTGGAGCTTCGGAAGCGACTGAACCGCGTTATTGCCAAGGGTCCTACAGTCGTGGGACAACCTAGCAAGCTATCATATCTACcctttataattaaggctGTCTCATTAGCGTTGAACCAGTACCCAATGCTCAATGCCAGGGTGGATGTTGACCCCAAGACTAACAGGCCATGCCTCGTCCATCGATCACAACACAACATTGGTATCGCTATGGACACCACCGGGGGGCTCGTCGTGCCCGTGATCAAGAACGTCGCTTCTCTCAACATCCTATCCATTGCGGCAGAGCTCTCGCGGCTTCAGGCATTGGCCAGCCAGGGTAAGCTTAAGCCAGCTGATTTCCAAGGGGGCACCATCACAGTGTCCAATATTGGAAACGTGGGTGGTACATATGTCAGTCCTGTCATTGTGGAACGTGAAGTGGCCATTCTGGGCATTGGACGCATGCGCACAGTACCTGCGTTTGACGAGAACGacaatgttgtcaagaagcaggTCACCAACTTCAGCTGGAGTGCTGATCACCGAGTTATTGATGGCGCTACCATGGCGCGAGCCGCTGAGGTAGTAAGACAAATAGTGGAAGAGCCGGATCTTATGGTAATGCATCTGAAATAGATAAGAGGGGCGTTAATGTATATAATCTAGATTACCAAAAAATTCATAAATTACGAACCCGGAAGGGGATATACAAAGCTGGTGAGACGCTGCTGAGCCGTGATATTGCATTGTTCCTCGGCAATGGCTCCCGGTTTGGCTAAATCTTGAGGTCTCATTTTTGTTAATGGCCAAGCGAAGGGAGTGAGTGGCCGGAGAATCCAGACAATCTGAATCTGCATGAagaatgatgatgttggCCCAAGCTATAAACCCTGATTCCGTTGCATTGATAACCTCGTGATGCAAATCGCTCAGGCCCCAAGATGCCGAATGGGTGTTACTGTGCATGATGACAACACACCGACCCGAAGCTTCCAATTACATTTCAAGTATTTGTATGAGCTATCACTCGTTCGCTTGTCGGTCAGAGGCATTTTCAATCAGACGCGCTGAGCCGCGGTCAAGTGTGCTGAGTTGTCATGATGCAGGAGACTTAATGTTCGTCGGAATAGCTGGAAGCCGATGCCGTGACGGATGTCTCCTCACGAGCAAAATTACAAGAAACCTCATAGGCTCATGGCAACGGACGGCATACATCGCATAGTACTGATGGGTTTAGTGCAAGAACATTTGTGTGTATTTCTGCCCTAATAAGTGAAGCAGATCATGGATCTTCTAAGATGAGTTGATAATATAGCAACCCTCAAAACTGACTTCGCATCTCGCTCAAATTTGGCTCTCATGCGCGCGTAGCGTAAAATCAGAACCCTGGGGATGAGGGAGTACCTTtccttcccttcccttcTTTTTAGCCTATCCGTGTAAGCAAGCAGCCCCAGTTGTGCTCATGCGGTACAACGACTGTAACTCTGACACTTTGCGGGGGACTGCACCAAGCTAGCTAGTCTCCTTTTCCCTGGTCGCGCCTCATCGGAGAGCTGTCCGAGTGCGTAGGTACTGGGCAATGACGAGACTCTTGGTTCCAAACGCCTTTTAAATCTTGAACTCCAGAATCCTGAATGCATATATAACCATAACGCTGTGACTCCCTGCTTGATAATAAGACCTCGCCTAAAATGGTCCATAATGACTGTGTATGGCGGGTCGGCAGTGTATGATGAAGCCGGTAAATATGTACCAAATGATGTAAAGCGTATATAACGATGTTTTCCAACGCCGCCTAATGCTCATGGCTTGTCTTGAGATTTGGTGATTGTTTCCAACACGTTACTGAGCGCTTCTCGCTCCACCTCTTCTATGGGCCGGCTGACGTCGATGGTGATAACATCCTTTTCATCGGCCAAAGGCCGCTCAAGGGTCTCGAATTGGCTATGGACCATGTTGGCACCCATGTAATGGTTTTGTCGTTGGGCGACACgagcgagaagaagctcctcaGAAGCGTCGAGGAAAACGAAGTGGATCTGAATGCGGTGATCGTAGTATCCAGCAACGCGGATGACATCGCGATACTTGCGCTTGAGAGCCGAGCAAGTAAGGACGACTCCATTGGATCCGGAATTCAGTCTCTTGATGGATTCTTCCCGTAAAGCTGTGAGCCAATCCCATCGATCGGCATCAGTTAGGGGAATACCATTTCGCATCTTATCAATATTGGCTGGAGGGTGGAACTAATGAGAAAACCGTGTTAGTGGTGACGCCGGGGCATTGTCATAACGTGGGGCGTTCTGCAAAAAGTTCTACATACCGAATCGCCCTCAATATAGGGCAGGCCTAATGATTGAGCCAAATATCCAGCGACTGTTGTCTTTCCACAGCCGGCAGGGCCCGTAACCAGCCAGATGTGTTGTTGTCCCTGGGCTTTGTGGCCATTGATGGAGGCAGAGTTGACGGATGGGGGCGCTACCGTCATTGGTGACGATGTGGTGGGCGGCAAAGTAATGGTAGTTGGTTTTGTGGGAGTCTTGATTGACATTGGTGTGGGTTCGTAGGAAAGCATTTTCGTATGAAGTAATTGAGAGAGCCGAAGCCGATCTTTTAGGAATATTTATAATGTTAAAGAAGCCCTTTCGCAAGTTTGTTGTTGCCCCTAATGACGCCTGCCGCTTGGTGTATAACTGAAGGTCGAGGTGAGATTGGCAGT contains these protein-coding regions:
- a CDS encoding gluconokinase, giving the protein MLSYEPTPMSIKTPTKPTTITLPPTTSSPMTVAPPSVNSASINGHKAQGQQHIWLVTGPAGCGKTTVAGYLAQSLGLPYIEGDSFHPPANIDKMRNGIPLTDADRWDWLTALREESIKRLNSGSNGVVLTCSALKRKYRDVIRVAGYYDHRIQIHFVFLDASEELLLARVAQRQNHYMGANMVHSQFETLERPLADEKDVITIDVSRPIEEVEREALSNVLETITKSQDKP